One Loxodonta africana isolate mLoxAfr1 chromosome 4, mLoxAfr1.hap2, whole genome shotgun sequence genomic region harbors:
- the UBE2N gene encoding ubiquitin-conjugating enzyme E2 N isoform X2: MPETQRLLAEPVPGIKAEPDESNARYFHVVIAGPQDSPFEGGTFKLELFLPEEYPMAAPKVRFMTKIYHPNVDKLGRICLDILKDKWSPALQIRTVLLSIQALLSAPNPDDPLANDVAEQWKTNEAQAIETARAWTRLYAMNNI, translated from the exons ATGCCg GAAACCCAGCGTTTGCTGGCAGAACCAGTTCCCGGCATTAAAGCAGAACCAGATGAGAGCAACGCCCGTTATTTTCATGTGGTCATTGCTGGCCCCCAGGATTCCCCCTTTGAGGGAGGGACTTTTAAACTTGAACTATTCCTTCCAGAAGAGTACCCAATGGCAGCCCCTAAAGTACGTTTCATGACCAAAATTTATCACCCTAATGTAGACAAGTTGGGAAGAATATGTTTAGATATTTTGAAAG ATAAGTGGTCCCCAGCGCTGCAGATCCGCACAGTTCTGCTGTCGATCCAGGCTTTGTTAAGTGCTCCCAATCCAGATGACCCGTTAGCAAATGATGTAGCGGAGCAGTGGAAGACCAATGAAGCCCAAGCCATAGAAACAG CTAGAGCATGGACTAGGCTATATGCCATGAATAATATTTAA
- the UBE2N gene encoding ubiquitin-conjugating enzyme E2 N isoform X1, producing the protein MAGLPRRIIKETQRLLAEPVPGIKAEPDESNARYFHVVIAGPQDSPFEGGTFKLELFLPEEYPMAAPKVRFMTKIYHPNVDKLGRICLDILKDKWSPALQIRTVLLSIQALLSAPNPDDPLANDVAEQWKTNEAQAIETARAWTRLYAMNNI; encoded by the exons GAAACCCAGCGTTTGCTGGCAGAACCAGTTCCCGGCATTAAAGCAGAACCAGATGAGAGCAACGCCCGTTATTTTCATGTGGTCATTGCTGGCCCCCAGGATTCCCCCTTTGAGGGAGGGACTTTTAAACTTGAACTATTCCTTCCAGAAGAGTACCCAATGGCAGCCCCTAAAGTACGTTTCATGACCAAAATTTATCACCCTAATGTAGACAAGTTGGGAAGAATATGTTTAGATATTTTGAAAG ATAAGTGGTCCCCAGCGCTGCAGATCCGCACAGTTCTGCTGTCGATCCAGGCTTTGTTAAGTGCTCCCAATCCAGATGACCCGTTAGCAAATGATGTAGCGGAGCAGTGGAAGACCAATGAAGCCCAAGCCATAGAAACAG CTAGAGCATGGACTAGGCTATATGCCATGAATAATATTTAA